One window of Phalacrocorax carbo chromosome 1, bPhaCar2.1, whole genome shotgun sequence genomic DNA carries:
- the TMEM243 gene encoding transmembrane protein 243 — protein sequence MEGFAARGYGTGGADSRPLFGETSARDRVINLVVGGLTSLLLVVTLISAFVFPQLPPKPVNIFFAFCISLCCISAGILIYWYRQGDLEPKFRNLIYYILFSIVMLCICANLYFHEVGK from the exons ATGGAGGGCTTCGCCGCCCGCGGGTACGGCACGGGCGGGGCGGACAGCCGGCCGCTCTTCGGGGAGACCTCGGCCAGG GACAGAGTCATCAATCTAGTTGTTGGCGGCTTAACATCCTTGCTGCTTGTA GTCACTCTAATCAGTGCTTTTGTCTTCCCGCAACTACCTCCAAAACCTGTGaatatattttttgctttctgcatctCCTTGTGTTGCATTTCTGCTGGCATACTT ATCTACTGGTATCGACAAGGAGACCTGGAACCTAAATTTAGGAACCTAAtttactatattttattttctatcgTCATGTTATGTATATGTGCCAACCTGTACTTCCATGAAGTGGGTAAATGA